From the genome of Bombyx mori chromosome 16, ASM3026992v2, one region includes:
- the LOC105842612 gene encoding uncharacterized protein LOC105842612 isoform X1 → MIIIYIDIILLVILVCLTIFACGYCFYRVHRLQRDGQVEILLRPTKVLFSHKSEGDSCEQLRTVVAYQNPFTGDYCIHKSRLGTGYVNAMQTPDSPDSGVSDEYEPLNLDPVPEKLPEGTKLSNAVNIPQSQLAGSSSEGLNASKEKLNGTHEEAIILFSEQPSTPTKDKISPKPDDYSLNKTWNWKYTEYQI, encoded by the exons GTATGCCTCACAATATTTGCCTGCGGTTACTGTTTCTACAGAGTTCATAGGCTACAACGCGACGGACAA GTCGAGATTCTACTCAGACCAACAAAGGTCCTCTTCTCTCATAAAAGCGAGGGAGATTCTTGCGAGCAGTTGAG GACCGTGGTCGCCTACCAGAACCCGTTCACGGGGGATTACTGCATCCACAAAAGCCGCCTTGGAACGGGCTATGTGAATGCAATGCAAACTCCCGATTCCCCTGACAGCGGGGTTTCCGACGAATACGAACCTTTGAACCTAGATCCCGTTCCAGAGAAATTGCCTGAAGGAACAAAGCTGTCAAACGCTGTGAATATT CCTCAATCTCAATTAGCGGGAAGTTCGTCTGAAGGTCTGAATGCATCGAAGGAGAAACTGAATGGAACACACGAAGAAGCGATAATATTGTTTAGTGAG CAGCCGTCGACGCCGACTAAAGATAAAATCAGTCCAAAACCAGACGATTACAGCCTCAACAAAACTTGGAACTGGAAATATACTGAATACCAAATATAA
- the LOC105842612 gene encoding uncharacterized protein LOC105842612 isoform X2, translated as MIIIYIDIILLVILVCLTIFACGYCFYRVHRLQRDGQVEILLRPTKVLFSHKSEGDSCEQLRTVVAYQNPFTGDYCIHKSRLGTGYVNAMQTPDSPDSGVSDEYEPLNLDPVPEKLPEGTKLSNAVNIPQSQLAGSSSEGLNASKEKLNGTHEEAIILFSEPSTPTKDKISPKPDDYSLNKTWNWKYTEYQI; from the exons GTATGCCTCACAATATTTGCCTGCGGTTACTGTTTCTACAGAGTTCATAGGCTACAACGCGACGGACAA GTCGAGATTCTACTCAGACCAACAAAGGTCCTCTTCTCTCATAAAAGCGAGGGAGATTCTTGCGAGCAGTTGAG GACCGTGGTCGCCTACCAGAACCCGTTCACGGGGGATTACTGCATCCACAAAAGCCGCCTTGGAACGGGCTATGTGAATGCAATGCAAACTCCCGATTCCCCTGACAGCGGGGTTTCCGACGAATACGAACCTTTGAACCTAGATCCCGTTCCAGAGAAATTGCCTGAAGGAACAAAGCTGTCAAACGCTGTGAATATT CCTCAATCTCAATTAGCGGGAAGTTCGTCTGAAGGTCTGAATGCATCGAAGGAGAAACTGAATGGAACACACGAAGAAGCGATAATATTGTTTAGTGAG CCGTCGACGCCGACTAAAGATAAAATCAGTCCAAAACCAGACGATTACAGCCTCAACAAAACTTGGAACTGGAAATATACTGAATACCAAATATAA
- the LOC101747104 gene encoding potassium channel subfamily K member 18 isoform X1: MPRRKRRLASRIRAYIRGLLSFLFSNVGVIVLVVAYTIAGAFMFQAIEGESEMERMTHMALERNNTAENLWQNVTLALNLFNETAMKERITIELIHYQKKIVFAVRHGWDGGRSSRQWSFSSAFLYSLTVITTIGYGHLSPRTNWGKVVTILYTLLGMPLFLLYLTNLGELLARWFKCIYALVCHCRGCPGFTKRRAARFRQQLDISDAESIERPPHWKSGYLDSDCTPEYRIPPNARDFQRRPDYFRSASMPQPWERREALPAQPRGWSEPLAFRTDSEGTSEFSYVTFDAQTITVPISVCVCIMVGYIIFGSMLFGMWENWDQLDGAYFCFISLSSIGFGDLAPGERVYMPRIETLFIACSMYLMDFGLLRRDSIYTRVHQPSNTSRYSSIGFGDFVPGERVYTPRIETSFIACSMYLMLGMALVAMCFNLMQEQVIHYFAGLKRVLKRVSRCKR, translated from the exons GTGCGTTTATGTTCCAAGCTATAGAAGGCGAGAGCGAGATGGAAAGAATGACACATATGGCATTAGAAAGGAACAACACAGCTGAGAACCTTTGGCAGAACGTTACACTAGCACTCAACTTGTTCAACGAGACTGCTATGAAAGAGAG GATTACTATAGAACTAATACATTATCAAAAGAAAATCGTGTTCGCTGTGCGTCACGGTTGGGACGGAGGTCGATCGTCGAGGCAATGGAGCTTCTCCTCAGCTTTCCTGTACTCCCTCACTGTTATCACAACTATAG GATACGGTCATTTATCGCCCAGAACGAATTGGGGTAAAGTGGTAACAATATTGTACACGCTTCTTGGGATGCCTTTGTTCCTCCTGTATTTAACCAATCTTG GAGAGCTCCTAGCTCGGTGGTTCAAATGTATCTATGCATTGGTCTGCCACTGCAGGGGATGTCCAGGATTCACCAAAAGACGTGCTGCCAGATTTAGACAGCAG TTGGATATAAGTGACGCTGAAAGTATTGAGCGACCTCCACACTGGAAGTCTGGGTATTTAGATTCTGACTGCACTCCAGAATACAGAATTCCTCCGAATGCTAGGGATTTTCAAAG AAGGCCAGATTACTTCCGCAGTGCTTCAATGCCTCAGCCCTGGGAGAGGCGGGAGGCGCTCCCAGCACAGCCGCGGGGCTGGTCGGAGCCCCTCGCCTTCAGGACGGACTCGGAAGGCACCAGTGAATTTAGCTATGTCACTTTCGATGCTCAAACGATCACCGTGCCGATCAGCGTCTGCGTATGTATTATGGTTGG GTATATAATATTCGGCTCAATGCTGTTCGGTATGTGGGAGAATTGGGACCAGCTGGACGGCGCGTACTTCTGTTTCATATCGCTCAGTAG TATCGGTTTTGGCGACCTTGCGCCCGGCGAAAGGGTCTACATGCCTCGCATTGAGACGTTGTTCATTGCGTGCTCCATGTACCTTATGGACTTTGGTCTGCTCCGAAGAGATTCAATATATACACGCGTGCATCAGCCATCAAATACGTCTCGTTATTCCAGTATCGGCTTCGGCGACTTTGTGCCCGGCGAAAGGGTCTACACGCCTCGCATTGAGACGTCGTTCATTGCGTGCTCCATGTACCTCATGCTGGGCATGGCCCTGGTCGCGATGTGCTTTAATTTGATGCAG GAGCAAGTGATACATTACTTTGCTGGTCTGAAGAGGGTTCTGAAACGGGTTTCTCGCTGCAAGAGATGA
- the LOC101747104 gene encoding potassium channel subfamily K member 3 isoform X3, whose product MPRRKRRLASRIRAYIRGLLSFLFSNVGVIVLVVAYTIAGAFMFQAIEGESEMERMTHMALERNNTAENLWQNVTLALNLFNETAMKERITIELIHYQKKIVFAVRHGWDGGRSSRQWSFSSAFLYSLTVITTIGYGHLSPRTNWGKVVTILYTLLGMPLFLLYLTNLGELLARWFKCIYALVCHCRGCPGFTKRRAARFRQQLDISDAESIERPPHWKSGYLDSDCTPEYRIPPNARDFQRRPDYFRSASMPQPWERREALPAQPRGWSEPLAFRTDSEGTSEFSYVTFDAQTITVPISVCVCIMVGYIIFGSMLFGMWENWDQLDGAYFCFISLSSIGFGDFVPGERVYTPRIETSFIACSMYLMLGMALVAMCFNLMQEQVIHYFAGLKRVLKRVSRCKR is encoded by the exons GTGCGTTTATGTTCCAAGCTATAGAAGGCGAGAGCGAGATGGAAAGAATGACACATATGGCATTAGAAAGGAACAACACAGCTGAGAACCTTTGGCAGAACGTTACACTAGCACTCAACTTGTTCAACGAGACTGCTATGAAAGAGAG GATTACTATAGAACTAATACATTATCAAAAGAAAATCGTGTTCGCTGTGCGTCACGGTTGGGACGGAGGTCGATCGTCGAGGCAATGGAGCTTCTCCTCAGCTTTCCTGTACTCCCTCACTGTTATCACAACTATAG GATACGGTCATTTATCGCCCAGAACGAATTGGGGTAAAGTGGTAACAATATTGTACACGCTTCTTGGGATGCCTTTGTTCCTCCTGTATTTAACCAATCTTG GAGAGCTCCTAGCTCGGTGGTTCAAATGTATCTATGCATTGGTCTGCCACTGCAGGGGATGTCCAGGATTCACCAAAAGACGTGCTGCCAGATTTAGACAGCAG TTGGATATAAGTGACGCTGAAAGTATTGAGCGACCTCCACACTGGAAGTCTGGGTATTTAGATTCTGACTGCACTCCAGAATACAGAATTCCTCCGAATGCTAGGGATTTTCAAAG AAGGCCAGATTACTTCCGCAGTGCTTCAATGCCTCAGCCCTGGGAGAGGCGGGAGGCGCTCCCAGCACAGCCGCGGGGCTGGTCGGAGCCCCTCGCCTTCAGGACGGACTCGGAAGGCACCAGTGAATTTAGCTATGTCACTTTCGATGCTCAAACGATCACCGTGCCGATCAGCGTCTGCGTATGTATTATGGTTGG GTATATAATATTCGGCTCAATGCTGTTCGGTATGTGGGAGAATTGGGACCAGCTGGACGGCGCGTACTTCTGTTTCATATCGCTCAGTAG TATCGGCTTCGGCGACTTTGTGCCCGGCGAAAGGGTCTACACGCCTCGCATTGAGACGTCGTTCATTGCGTGCTCCATGTACCTCATGCTGGGCATGGCCCTGGTCGCGATGTGCTTTAATTTGATGCAG GAGCAAGTGATACATTACTTTGCTGGTCTGAAGAGGGTTCTGAAACGGGTTTCTCGCTGCAAGAGATGA
- the LOC101747104 gene encoding potassium channel subfamily K member 15 isoform X2 yields the protein MPRRKRRLASRIRAYIRGLLSFLFSNVGVIVLVVAYTIAGAFMFQAIEGESEMERMTHMALERNNTAENLWQNVTLALNLFNETAMKERITIELIHYQKKIVFAVRHGWDGGRSSRQWSFSSAFLYSLTVITTIGYGHLSPRTNWGKVVTILYTLLGMPLFLLYLTNLGELLARWFKCIYALVCHCRGCPGFTKRRAARFRQQLDISDAESIERPPHWKSGYLDSDCTPEYRIPPNARDFQRRPDYFRSASMPQPWERREALPAQPRGWSEPLAFRTDSEGTSEFSYVTFDAQTITVPISVCVCIMVGYIIFGSMLFGMWENWDQLDGAYFCFISLSSIGFGDFVPGERVYTPRIETSFIACSMYLMLGMALVAMCFNLMQVRLYKILKIFVFEVKLLMRLPTRLR from the exons GTGCGTTTATGTTCCAAGCTATAGAAGGCGAGAGCGAGATGGAAAGAATGACACATATGGCATTAGAAAGGAACAACACAGCTGAGAACCTTTGGCAGAACGTTACACTAGCACTCAACTTGTTCAACGAGACTGCTATGAAAGAGAG GATTACTATAGAACTAATACATTATCAAAAGAAAATCGTGTTCGCTGTGCGTCACGGTTGGGACGGAGGTCGATCGTCGAGGCAATGGAGCTTCTCCTCAGCTTTCCTGTACTCCCTCACTGTTATCACAACTATAG GATACGGTCATTTATCGCCCAGAACGAATTGGGGTAAAGTGGTAACAATATTGTACACGCTTCTTGGGATGCCTTTGTTCCTCCTGTATTTAACCAATCTTG GAGAGCTCCTAGCTCGGTGGTTCAAATGTATCTATGCATTGGTCTGCCACTGCAGGGGATGTCCAGGATTCACCAAAAGACGTGCTGCCAGATTTAGACAGCAG TTGGATATAAGTGACGCTGAAAGTATTGAGCGACCTCCACACTGGAAGTCTGGGTATTTAGATTCTGACTGCACTCCAGAATACAGAATTCCTCCGAATGCTAGGGATTTTCAAAG AAGGCCAGATTACTTCCGCAGTGCTTCAATGCCTCAGCCCTGGGAGAGGCGGGAGGCGCTCCCAGCACAGCCGCGGGGCTGGTCGGAGCCCCTCGCCTTCAGGACGGACTCGGAAGGCACCAGTGAATTTAGCTATGTCACTTTCGATGCTCAAACGATCACCGTGCCGATCAGCGTCTGCGTATGTATTATGGTTGG GTATATAATATTCGGCTCAATGCTGTTCGGTATGTGGGAGAATTGGGACCAGCTGGACGGCGCGTACTTCTGTTTCATATCGCTCAGTAG TATCGGCTTCGGCGACTTTGTGCCCGGCGAAAGGGTCTACACGCCTCGCATTGAGACGTCGTTCATTGCGTGCTCCATGTACCTCATGCTGGGCATGGCCCTGGTCGCGATGTGCTTTAATTTGATGCAGGTACGGTTATATaagattttgaaaatatttgtttttgaagtgaaacttctaatgcgacttccaacaaggttgcgttaa